The following are encoded together in the Bradyrhizobium algeriense genome:
- a CDS encoding NAD(P)/FAD-dependent oxidoreductase, producing MGKAFDVIVMGARCAGSPTAMLLARKGYRVLAVDRASFPSDTVSTHLVHPPAVNALSRWGLLDRLLATGCPPIHTYSFDFGAFTIAGAPGTDRDAVAYCPRRTILDKLLVDAATESGAEIRQGFVVEEIMIEGARVVGIKGRSKQGGTVTEYADVVVGADGRHSMLSEAVHPEQYREKPPLLAGYYSYWRGLPTDGRFETFVRDRRAFAAMPTHDDLTLVIAGWPYAEFAENKRDIEGNYLKAIEQAPDFAKRLRSATREAPFAGAAVPNYFRKPYGAGWALVGDAGYNRDFITAQGILDAFRDAELCAGAIDQSLSGARPFEEAMSEYQHTRDAQVGAMYDFTCDLATLEPPPPELQRILEAVHGNRAAMDGFARLNAGTISPTEFFAPDNIEAIFAAAAARTQRASAS from the coding sequence ATGGGCAAGGCATTCGACGTGATCGTCATGGGCGCGCGTTGCGCCGGTTCGCCAACCGCGATGTTGCTGGCGCGCAAGGGATACCGGGTGCTGGCGGTCGACCGCGCTTCTTTCCCGAGCGACACCGTGTCAACGCATCTCGTGCATCCCCCCGCTGTGAATGCGCTATCGCGATGGGGGCTGCTCGACCGGCTGCTGGCAACCGGCTGCCCGCCGATCCACACCTACTCCTTCGACTTCGGCGCGTTCACCATTGCCGGCGCCCCGGGCACGGACAGGGACGCCGTTGCCTATTGCCCGCGGCGGACCATCCTCGACAAGCTGCTGGTCGACGCGGCGACCGAATCCGGCGCGGAGATCCGTCAGGGTTTTGTCGTCGAGGAAATTATGATCGAAGGAGCGCGCGTCGTCGGCATCAAGGGCCGGTCGAAGCAAGGCGGCACTGTTACCGAATATGCCGACGTTGTTGTGGGGGCCGACGGCCGGCACTCCATGCTGAGCGAGGCGGTTCACCCCGAGCAGTACCGCGAGAAGCCGCCTCTGCTGGCGGGTTACTACAGCTATTGGCGCGGGCTGCCCACCGACGGCCGCTTTGAAACTTTTGTGCGCGACAGGCGCGCATTTGCGGCAATGCCAACCCATGACGATCTGACGCTCGTCATTGCCGGATGGCCCTACGCGGAATTTGCGGAAAACAAGAGGGATATCGAGGGCAATTATTTGAAAGCCATCGAACAGGCGCCGGACTTTGCCAAAAGGCTGCGCAGCGCCACGCGCGAAGCACCGTTCGCCGGCGCGGCGGTGCCGAACTATTTCCGAAAGCCTTACGGCGCAGGCTGGGCTCTCGTGGGAGACGCCGGCTATAACAGGGACTTCATAACGGCGCAGGGAATTCTCGATGCTTTCCGGGACGCCGAACTCTGCGCCGGGGCAATCGACCAATCACTGTCGGGCGCGCGGCCATTCGAGGAAGCCATGAGCGAGTACCAGCACACCCGCGACGCGCAGGTCGGGGCGATGTACGATTTCACCTGCGACCTCGCAACGCTCGAGCCGCCGCCACCCGAGCTGCAACGGATCCTGGAGGCGGTTCACGGCAACCGGGCGGCCATGGACGGCTTTGCCCGTCTGAATGCAGGGACGATATCGCCGACGGAGTTTTTTGCACCTGACAACATCGAAGCGATCTTTGCTGCCGCAGCCGCGAGAACTCAAAGGGCGAGTGCATCGTGA
- a CDS encoding error-prone DNA polymerase — MKRPADISGYAEIGITTNFSFLRGGSDPRAYVHQASELGIPAIGIADHNTLAGVVRAYKELENPEVTHKPKLLIGARLVFIDGTPDILVYPRDRAAYGRLCQLLTRGKRGDDITRIEKGECHLRFDDLLEFAEGQLLVLALPHRFDGGSAQEILQRLKQSRAAGVWLAASLLYRGDDKRRLARLHRLALAAKVPLLATNEVLYHHPARRRLQDVLTCIREKTTIDAIGRRLEANAERYLKPAREMVRLFRDLPEAIAETMRFAGRISFSLDQLKYQYPDEPVPPGKTAQQHLEDLTWAGVDKYFGGEISDTLRATLRKELALIAELKYAHYFLTVHDIVHYARSQNILCQGRGSAANSAVCYVLGITSVDPTKVDLLFERFISKERLEPPDIDVDFEHSRREEVMQYVYRRYGRHRAAIIATVIHYRPRSAIRDVGKALGLTEDVTAALADTVWGSWGKGLNEMQVRQAGLDPQNAMVELAVELATELIEFPRHLSQHVGGYVLTQDRLDTYVPIGNAAMDDRTFIEWDKDDVDALHMMKVDVLALGMLTCIRKCFDLIDEHKGERWELATVKQDDSKVYDMLCRGESLGVFQVESRAQMNMLPRLRPRTFYDLVIEVAIVRPGPIQGDMVHPYLRRRNGQEKVSYPSPSPDHGPADELYRVLHKTLGVPLFQEQAMRIAIEAARFTSEEANGLRRSMATFRNLGTIGTYETKLIGNMIARGYDPEFAKGCFDQIKGFGSYGFPESHAASFAQLVYVSSWLKHYHPDAFCCGLLNSQPMGFYAPAQIVGDARKNGVEVREVDVSYSFAQNTLEEGEGKYCAVRLGFRQIDGFSWIDEDEERLKQLQLSFSDAPLRIVGARSANDNVGKEQDWADRIVAARARRPFTSLEEFARDTALPKRALILLADADAFRSIGLDRRAALWAVRRLPDDVPLPLFEAAVAREQPDENAKPLPLMPLPEQVVADYQTVRLSLKGHPMEFLRERFTKERVVACKDVNHKNDKRRIRCAGVVLVRQRPGSAKGVVFMTLEDETGIANIVVWPKVMEQYRKEVMGARLILVEGYIQSSPEQVTHLVAQRMFDRSHDLIGLANDAPSRKHPVPAGPALIEPLNDDRRDHVDAPAQKIRHPRDVRILPPSRDFH; from the coding sequence ATGAAACGCCCCGCTGACATTTCCGGCTATGCCGAGATTGGCATCACCACCAATTTCTCGTTCCTGCGCGGCGGCTCCGATCCGCGCGCCTATGTGCATCAGGCAAGCGAGCTCGGCATCCCCGCCATCGGCATCGCCGACCACAACACGCTGGCCGGCGTGGTCCGCGCCTACAAGGAGCTCGAAAACCCCGAGGTCACGCATAAGCCAAAGCTCCTGATCGGCGCGCGCCTCGTCTTTATCGATGGCACGCCCGATATTCTGGTCTATCCGCGCGACCGCGCTGCCTATGGCCGGCTCTGCCAGTTGCTGACCCGCGGCAAGCGCGGCGACGACATCACGCGGATCGAGAAGGGCGAGTGTCATCTGCGGTTCGATGACCTGCTTGAATTCGCCGAGGGGCAGCTTCTGGTGCTGGCGCTGCCGCATCGCTTCGACGGGGGAAGCGCGCAAGAAATTCTGCAGCGACTGAAGCAGAGTCGGGCGGCCGGCGTGTGGCTTGCCGCAAGCCTGCTCTACCGCGGCGACGACAAGCGCCGGCTGGCGCGGCTGCATCGTCTGGCGCTTGCGGCAAAAGTGCCGCTGCTGGCGACCAACGAGGTGCTTTACCACCATCCCGCCCGCCGTCGCTTACAGGACGTGCTCACCTGTATCAGAGAGAAGACCACCATCGACGCCATCGGCAGGCGGCTGGAAGCCAATGCCGAGCGATACCTGAAGCCGGCCCGCGAAATGGTGCGGCTGTTTCGCGACCTGCCCGAGGCGATCGCGGAAACCATGCGCTTTGCGGGGCGCATTTCATTTTCGCTCGACCAGCTCAAGTACCAGTATCCGGACGAGCCGGTGCCGCCGGGCAAGACCGCGCAGCAGCATCTGGAAGACCTGACCTGGGCTGGTGTCGACAAATATTTCGGCGGTGAAATCTCTGACACGCTGCGCGCCACCTTGCGGAAAGAACTCGCGCTGATCGCCGAGCTCAAATACGCGCATTATTTTCTCACCGTGCACGACATCGTCCATTATGCGCGCAGCCAGAACATCCTGTGCCAGGGAAGGGGATCGGCGGCAAACTCCGCCGTCTGCTACGTGCTCGGCATTACCTCGGTCGACCCGACCAAGGTCGATCTGTTGTTCGAGCGCTTCATCTCCAAGGAGCGGCTGGAGCCGCCCGACATCGACGTCGATTTCGAGCATTCGCGGCGCGAGGAGGTGATGCAATATGTCTACCGCCGCTACGGCCGCCACCGCGCCGCGATCATCGCCACCGTCATCCATTATCGTCCACGCAGCGCGATCCGCGACGTCGGCAAGGCGCTGGGGTTGACGGAGGATGTCACCGCGGCGCTCGCCGATACCGTATGGGGAAGCTGGGGCAAGGGCCTCAACGAGATGCAGGTCCGCCAGGCCGGGCTCGACCCACAGAATGCGATGGTCGAACTCGCGGTCGAACTTGCCACCGAACTGATCGAATTCCCTCGCCATCTGTCGCAGCATGTCGGCGGCTATGTGCTGACGCAGGACCGGCTTGACACCTATGTGCCGATCGGCAACGCCGCGATGGATGACCGCACCTTCATCGAATGGGACAAGGACGACGTCGACGCGCTTCATATGATGAAGGTCGACGTGCTGGCGCTGGGCATGCTGACCTGCATCCGCAAATGTTTTGATCTGATCGACGAGCACAAAGGCGAGCGTTGGGAGTTGGCGACCGTCAAGCAGGACGACTCTAAAGTCTACGACATGCTGTGCCGGGGTGAATCGCTCGGCGTATTCCAGGTCGAAAGCCGCGCACAGATGAACATGCTGCCGCGGCTGAGGCCGCGCACCTTCTACGACCTCGTCATTGAAGTCGCGATCGTGCGCCCGGGGCCGATCCAGGGCGACATGGTGCATCCCTATCTGCGGCGGCGGAACGGCCAGGAAAAGGTGAGCTATCCGTCACCGTCGCCCGACCACGGCCCGGCGGATGAACTGTATCGCGTGCTGCACAAGACGCTCGGCGTGCCCCTGTTCCAGGAACAGGCGATGCGGATCGCGATCGAGGCCGCCAGGTTCACCTCCGAAGAGGCCAATGGCCTGCGCCGTTCGATGGCGACCTTTCGCAACCTCGGCACCATCGGCACGTACGAGACCAAGCTGATCGGCAACATGATCGCGCGCGGCTACGATCCCGAATTCGCCAAAGGCTGTTTCGACCAGATCAAGGGCTTTGGTAGTTACGGCTTTCCGGAAAGCCACGCCGCAAGCTTCGCCCAGCTCGTCTATGTCTCGTCATGGCTGAAGCATTATCATCCGGACGCCTTCTGCTGCGGCCTGCTCAATTCGCAGCCGATGGGTTTCTACGCGCCCGCGCAGATCGTCGGCGACGCCCGCAAGAACGGCGTCGAGGTGCGTGAGGTCGATGTGTCCTATAGTTTTGCGCAGAACACGCTGGAGGAGGGGGAAGGGAAATACTGCGCGGTTAGACTCGGCTTCCGCCAGATCGACGGGTTTAGCTGGATTGATGAGGATGAGGAGCGGCTGAAGCAACTTCAACTGTCATTCTCCGATGCGCCCTTGCGCATCGTGGGCGCGCGTAGCGCGAATGACAATGTGGGGAAAGAGCAAGACTGGGCCGACCGCATCGTCGCCGCCCGCGCGCGCCGTCCCTTCACCTCGCTCGAAGAATTCGCCCGCGACACCGCACTTCCAAAGCGTGCGCTGATCCTCTTGGCGGACGCCGATGCGTTCCGCTCCATCGGGCTCGACCGCCGCGCGGCGTTGTGGGCGGTGCGGCGGCTGCCCGACGACGTGCCGCTGCCGCTGTTCGAAGCCGCGGTCGCGCGCGAGCAGCCCGACGAGAACGCAAAACCGTTGCCGCTGATGCCGCTGCCGGAGCAGGTGGTCGCCGATTATCAGACGGTGCGGCTGTCGCTGAAGGGCCACCCGATGGAATTCCTGCGCGAGAGGTTCACGAAGGAGCGCGTCGTCGCCTGCAAGGACGTCAATCACAAAAACGACAAGCGCCGTATCCGTTGCGCCGGCGTGGTGCTGGTGCGGCAGCGGCCTGGCAGCGCCAAGGGCGTCGTCTTCATGACGCTGGAGGACGAAACCGGCATCGCCAATATCGTGGTGTGGCCCAAGGTGATGGAGCAGTACCGGAAAGAAGTGATGGGCGCCCGCCTGATTCTGGTGGAAGGCTATATCCAGAGCAGCCCGGAACAAGTGACGCACCTGGTGGCGCAGCGGATGTTCGACCGCTCCCACGACCTGATCGGCCTCGCCAATGATGCGCCGAGCCGCAAGCATCCCGTCCCGGCCGGCCCCGCGCTGATCGAGCCGCTCAACGACGACCGCCGCGATCACGTCGACGCGCCCGCGCAAAAAATCCGCCATCCGCGCGACGTCCGCATCCTGCCGCCGTCACGGGATTTTCATTGA
- a CDS encoding DNA polymerase Y family protein, whose amino-acid sequence MNASSANRRRILSLWLPRLPIDRIKRKLSGSGDALDKTPSVVVAKQHNAILIHSLDEAAVHAGLSIGLPLANARAICPELMVFDADEVADRKTLEDIADWCDRFTPLVALDLPHGLYLDITGCAHLFGGERALLQIVCGALSRRGFAVSAAIANTAICARTLTRQASGKIVADGEEAEAVSPLPVSALGAGDAITGGLRRAGLKTIGDVASRGRHEITARFGAGFTTLLEQALGQGDAPISPRKPLPDYIVEKRFPEPVATDTVIAMNLSALAAMLVTAMDKQGKGARRLEASFFRTDGAVRTIPVDTGRPVTKAEVIDRLFRERLDALNDPLDPGFGFDLIRLSASRTEIVVQQQRDLDANVHDNDELAALIDRIAARIGGKRVVVHLPQDTHIPERAVLAVTAQHHLAAAAQAAWPERIESEPPLQPLRLFDRPEPINVPFATVPDGPPHQFTWRRVTHAVVRVEGPERIAMEWWKQNGDGPTRDYFRIEDEAGLRFWIFRDGLYESELADEESEPASVRWFVHGLFA is encoded by the coding sequence GCGCTGGATAAAACCCCCAGCGTCGTCGTCGCCAAGCAGCACAACGCCATCCTGATCCATTCGCTCGACGAGGCCGCCGTGCACGCCGGCCTCTCGATCGGCCTGCCGCTCGCCAATGCCCGCGCGATCTGCCCGGAGCTGATGGTGTTCGACGCCGACGAGGTCGCCGATCGCAAGACGCTCGAAGACATCGCCGACTGGTGCGACCGCTTCACTCCGCTGGTGGCGCTCGATCTGCCGCATGGGCTCTATCTCGACATCACCGGCTGCGCCCATCTGTTCGGCGGCGAGCGTGCGCTGCTGCAGATCGTATGCGGCGCGCTGAGCCGTCGCGGCTTTGCCGTCAGCGCCGCGATCGCGAACACCGCGATCTGCGCCCGGACGCTGACGCGCCAGGCTTCCGGAAAGATCGTTGCTGATGGCGAGGAGGCCGAGGCTGTCAGCCCGCTGCCGGTATCCGCACTCGGCGCCGGTGACGCCATCACCGGCGGCCTGCGCCGCGCGGGCCTGAAGACCATCGGCGACGTCGCCTCGCGCGGACGTCACGAGATCACGGCGCGGTTTGGCGCAGGCTTCACCACGCTGCTGGAGCAGGCGCTGGGGCAGGGCGATGCGCCGATCAGTCCCCGAAAGCCGCTGCCGGATTACATCGTCGAAAAACGCTTTCCCGAACCGGTCGCCACCGACACCGTGATCGCGATGAACCTGTCCGCGCTCGCTGCCATGCTGGTCACGGCGATGGACAAGCAGGGCAAGGGTGCGCGGCGGTTGGAAGCAAGTTTTTTCCGCACCGACGGCGCGGTGCGCACGATCCCGGTCGATACCGGCCGTCCGGTGACGAAAGCGGAAGTGATCGACCGCCTGTTTCGCGAGCGGCTCGATGCGCTCAACGATCCCCTCGATCCCGGCTTCGGCTTCGATCTCATCAGGCTTTCCGCCAGCCGCACCGAAATCGTGGTGCAGCAGCAGCGCGACCTCGACGCCAACGTGCATGACAATGACGAACTGGCCGCGCTGATCGACCGCATCGCCGCGCGCATCGGTGGCAAGCGTGTCGTCGTGCACCTGCCGCAGGATACCCACATCCCAGAGCGCGCCGTATTGGCGGTAACAGCGCAGCATCATCTGGCGGCGGCTGCGCAGGCCGCCTGGCCCGAGCGCATCGAAAGCGAGCCGCCGCTGCAGCCACTGCGGCTGTTCGACAGGCCGGAGCCCATCAACGTGCCGTTCGCAACCGTGCCGGACGGCCCGCCGCATCAGTTCACCTGGCGCCGCGTCACGCACGCGGTGGTGCGGGTGGAGGGGCCCGAACGCATCGCCATGGAATGGTGGAAGCAAAACGGCGACGGGCCGACGCGGGATTATTTCCGTATCGAGGATGAAGCGGGGCTTCGTTTCTGGATCTTTCGAGACGGGCTCTATGAAAGCGAACTGGCCGACGAAGAGAGCGAACCCGCATCAGTCCGATGGTTCGTGCACGGGCTGTTCGCATGA